The DNA sequence TGACCAGTATACGGAGAAAGAGGTTGAGGCCGATGCCAGAAGTTACTGTTACATCTAACAGCAAGACACATGGAAAGAAAGTTTGCATAGATAGAGTTCCAGAAAGTTCTAATAGTAGGTTGGGAGATTCAGGAATCCTTGCAGGCAATATGACGCCACACCAAGGCCATGAAAATTTGATCACTCAAAATTTGAGCGCGAATAACATCGCCTTAAGATCTAAAAATTTTATGCCTGATGTTTCTGTTCCAGCACCACACCAATCAAGGTATCAAATGGGGGTCGGGACTCCAAGAAATATGCAGGACCATGGATCAGGACCTGTTGTCAATGTGTCAGCTTCCCCTGGTGGACAGGAGATGATGATCTCGTATGCTGACAATGGTACCTCCAATGCCTCTCATCCTGGAAAGAGAGAGCATCAAGATGGGCCAATGTCACCTTTATCTTTCAATAAGAGACCGAGGTCCTCAGCAGCTGGCCTTGATGCAATGCAACATCAGCAAATAGGGCCTATAGACAGCTTCAATGGATCAGATATGAATTGGAAGAATCCATTGTTGCAGCATCCTATTGCCAAAGGTATCCAATATCCAAATACAGGAACTCAGAAACTTTCCCCCCAGGTGTTTGAAGGGGCACTGAATCAAGATACAGGGACTATGCCGTTCGCTGTAGGACAGTCAAACATGAGATTTGGTGCCAAGGATGAGCAGTTTGAGACAGGTAAAGTAGAAGGGTCAGAGCTCAGTGGGATTAAGAATGATATGCAGATGGTGGAAGGAGAAACAAGCCATCTTGACCCGCAGCTATCACGATTTCCACAAAGATTACCACAGCATTCATTCATGAGATCCAGTTATTCTCAGGCACCCTGGAATAACCTTGGTCAAAATATTGAGAAAGATGCAAGAAAGGATGACCAACTCTCCAAAAGAAAACCAGTGCAAAGTCCCCGGTTATCTGCTGGGGCTACGGTTCAGTCTCCATTATCATCAAAATCAGCGGAGTTTTCTACTGGTTCTGTAGGACCCCACTTTGGAGTCGGAGCTAATTCTGCCTTTGGGGCATCACAGAAGGAAAAGGCAGCAATGAGCTCAGTTACTGGTATTGGAACTCCATCTTTGACTTCCAGTGCTAATGAATCCATGCAAAGGCAACACCAGGCTCATGTTGCTGCAAAACGGAAATCGAACTCCCTCCCTAAAACCTCAGCAATGAGTGGTGTCGGATCTCCGGCCAgtgttagtaatataagtatgCCATTAAATGCGAATAGTCCCTCTGTTGGAACTCCATCTTCGGCTGACCAAAGCATGCTTGAAAGATTGTCAAAAATTGAACAAGTGACCATGAGgtataatttcttttttctgcttaaataataattttatgttGCATTTCAATTTATGTTAATTGGTGTGGATCCTTTGCATCACAAGCACCTTTATTCTTCCCTCTCCCTGCTAATAAAACCAAAAGGGTTGGATAGAAAATTATATTTCCTTTTGAGATGTATGTTCCTTTATTGTTGTAACTTGCAACCAATACATCAGGTAGATTTTGTACTTTAAAGATAGTTAGGTTGTACTAGTTCTTTATGTTCTTGGCTTGCAATAGTGTCAGGGCAATTTCTTAAGGTCCTCTATCTTGGTTGGAAAGGCCTCTTAGTCTTTTGTATAGCAGcagcttaattttttttgtctctgGCCTTATGTTTTAGGTATCAACTCAACGGAAGAAAGAATAAGGTTGATAACTACTCTAGGAAGCCCAATTCATATCCAGCTCAAAATCTTATGGCTTGTCTCTCAAATGTTTCGAATAATGAAGATTTTAAAGATGATTCATGTATGAGCCCTTTATCGAAGTCGCTTGTTGGTGGCAGCATGAATATCTGCAAGACCAGAATTTTAAATTTTGTGGAGCAAGTTCAAGGTGCTGTATACCATATATTCAAAAATGCTAAATCTTTCTTGATATATTTATTCCAATTTTAAGCCCAGATATTTCTGTTACTTTCTGACATATTTGTTCCTGCAGGAACTGGTTTTTCTTATGTTCCTAAGGCACGAACGAGGATGATCATGTCAGAGAAGCCAAATGATGGTACTGTAGCAATGTACCATGGCGAAATAGAGGATAGTGAATTTCTAGCTGCGGAGGATTATCTTCCTACATTGCCCAATACTGTAAGTTTTATTGTACCTGTAATACTATCTCACTGAAGATTCATTTCTTGATATATAAACgaaaataatttttaatttgtttttctattttctcatCTTTTAGCActgttttacttttttttgttaTGATAATCATTTTTTTGGCTCTACGAGATCATCTCATTCACCGAACATTTTCTGCCATGAATTTTACCATGCCTATTATAATATTTGCACATCAACTATTCAGCATGAACATTGGTGAGGAATTTATGATATTTTGTTGACATATGGTGCATCATATGGTAATATAAGAGATGATATCTGAAGAGTCACTAGTAAGTCCTGGAATTGATCTCGGGGATAATTTGTCCCAAAAGTTGTGATTGCATGAATTTCAGTTCTCTCTAGCAATTTGAACTCTCAATGTCTAATTTTGCTTATTCTTTGCTGTTGTACTGACATATATCTACTTCTTTAAACAGCATTTGGCTGATTTGCTTGCAGCACAGTTCTGTTCACTGGTATGTTCAGAAGACCGTGAAGTTAACTTAGATTTATACTGTTCATTTTCTTGCTGATTTATGTGATCTTCTTATACACAGATGGTACATGATGGGTATAGTCTTATGGAAGATCATATCCAACCAAAGCCAACCCGCATGTATCTTCCCCCAGGCAATAATGGTGCTGGTTTGCCTCGTAATAATTCTGCAGTTGAAATGCAACAATATGCAGACGCAGTTTCAGTTCAACCGTCTAATGATGTTGCCAAGCCAATTAATGCTGGTAATGCATCCCTTAATCCAGCCCAAAATCTTCTACCCACCACAAGGATGCTGCCACCTGGGAACTCCCAGGCCTTGCAGATGTCTCAAGGGCTCTTGTCGGGA is a window from the Rosa chinensis cultivar Old Blush chromosome 2, RchiOBHm-V2, whole genome shotgun sequence genome containing:
- the LOC112184920 gene encoding protein PHYTOCHROME-DEPENDENT LATE-FLOWERING: MGVSFKVSKNGTRFRPKPPLPSETNVVADDVSEINASSNSRKLQVERKENVAGMSGSSESSEVLLVSAETEASFTLNLFPDGYSIGKPSENENAHQDVPKLLHPYDRTSETLFSAIESGRLPGDILDDIPCKYIDGTLVCEVRDYRKCAFEQGAASPPTDGSLIVNKVRLRMSLENVVKDIPLISDNSWSYGDLMEVESRILKALQPQLHLDPTPKLDRLCRNPSPTKLDLALTSIRRKRLRPMPEVTVTSNSKTHGKKVCIDRVPESSNSRLGDSGILAGNMTPHQGHENLITQNLSANNIALRSKNFMPDVSVPAPHQSRYQMGVGTPRNMQDHGSGPVVNVSASPGGQEMMISYADNGTSNASHPGKREHQDGPMSPLSFNKRPRSSAAGLDAMQHQQIGPIDSFNGSDMNWKNPLLQHPIAKGIQYPNTGTQKLSPQVFEGALNQDTGTMPFAVGQSNMRFGAKDEQFETGKVEGSELSGIKNDMQMVEGETSHLDPQLSRFPQRLPQHSFMRSSYSQAPWNNLGQNIEKDARKDDQLSKRKPVQSPRLSAGATVQSPLSSKSAEFSTGSVGPHFGVGANSAFGASQKEKAAMSSVTGIGTPSLTSSANESMQRQHQAHVAAKRKSNSLPKTSAMSGVGSPASVSNISMPLNANSPSVGTPSSADQSMLERLSKIEQVTMRYQLNGRKNKVDNYSRKPNSYPAQNLMACLSNVSNNEDFKDDSCMSPLSKSLVGGSMNICKTRILNFVEQVQGTGFSYVPKARTRMIMSEKPNDGTVAMYHGEIEDSEFLAAEDYLPTLPNTHLADLLAAQFCSLMVHDGYSLMEDHIQPKPTRMYLPPGNNGAGLPRNNSAVEMQQYADAVSVQPSNDVAKPINAGNASLNPAQNLLPTTRMLPPGNSQALQMSQGLLSGTSMPPRPQQLDSQSSLQQQQQHQQHQHQQQQQQQQHQQQQQQQQQHQQQQQQQQMQQQQPQQSQHSFIQQQHPQLQRSMLLAAGNPLSQLNAIGQTSNVQLGSMVNKFPLQYQVYQQQQQQQQQQQQQQQQPQMQRKIMMGATMGMGTLGNNMVGLSGLGNTMGMGAARGIGGAGMSAPMTPISGMGNVGQNPLNAINQNAINQQRFQALMANKMRMQNRGSMLGVPQSSMAGMSGARQMHPGSAAGLSMLGQTLNRNNMMQQAAMGPMGPPTPKLMAGMNIYMNSQQQQQQQQQQQQQQMQQQLQPQSMQLQLQQQQQVQQPQQQDTNSPLQAVLSPPQVSSPSTMGISQMNQQIQQQASPQQMTQRTPMSPQLSSGAIHAMSAGNPEACPASPQLSSQTHGSVGSIANSPMDLQAANNSTGNA